The following proteins come from a genomic window of Mucinivorans hirudinis:
- a CDS encoding Dipeptidyl-peptidase III has protein sequence MAILTAACAQPQKEFQWKVDRFDDIQVLQYRVNGFDELSLDQKKLVYYLSQAALAGRDIFTDQNFKYNLDIRNLLETVYTNYRGDKTSSDWLAFEKYLKKVWFANGIHHHYSNDKFTPEFSREFFEAQIANIEGDNSYLAEIIFNPALFSKKINQESGTDLVASSAVNFYEGVTQEEVEAFYGAMVKESDTQPISYGLNSKVVKDENGNLTEQVWSLNGMYGKAIEQIIYWLEKASAVAENETQLSTIEKLIEYYRTGSLEKWDEYSIVWLADTVSSVDFLNGFIENYNDPLGYKASWEAHVNFKDIEATKRTEIISENAQWFEDNSPIDPRLRKAKVKGVSAKVITAAMLGGDGYPATPLGINLPNADWIRRDHGSKSVTISNISEAYDAAAAGGGFAEEFLIDPVERERRAKYLPMAGNLHTDLHECLGHGSGQLLPTTKGDELKNYGSPLEEARADLFALYYIADPKMVELGIVPSGEVAKAEYYQTILNGMMTQLTRIQEGKNVEQAHMRCRKLIAEWAYELGREDNVIEMVEEKGKSYIKINDYDKLRTIFGTMLAEIQRIKSEGDYLAGKNLIENYAVKIDPVLHKEVLTRYAALGIAPYSGFVNPRYTPVLDSGGEIIDVKIEYPANYTEQMLEYSKNHSFLK, from the coding sequence ATGGCAATCCTAACGGCGGCGTGTGCCCAGCCACAAAAAGAGTTTCAGTGGAAAGTAGACCGCTTCGACGATATTCAGGTTCTGCAATATCGCGTCAATGGCTTCGACGAATTGAGTTTAGACCAAAAGAAGTTGGTCTACTACCTCTCGCAGGCGGCACTCGCCGGGCGCGATATTTTTACCGACCAGAATTTTAAGTACAATCTGGATATTAGGAATCTTTTAGAGACAGTCTACACCAATTACAGGGGCGATAAAACGAGTAGTGATTGGTTAGCCTTTGAAAAATACCTCAAAAAGGTGTGGTTTGCAAACGGCATTCACCACCACTACTCGAACGACAAGTTCACACCCGAATTTTCGCGCGAGTTTTTCGAGGCTCAAATCGCTAATATAGAAGGTGATAATAGCTATCTTGCGGAGATAATTTTTAATCCCGCGCTATTTTCCAAAAAAATCAACCAAGAGAGCGGCACCGACCTTGTTGCCTCTTCGGCAGTCAATTTCTACGAGGGTGTAACCCAAGAGGAGGTGGAGGCTTTCTATGGAGCAATGGTCAAGGAGAGTGATACGCAACCAATCTCTTATGGGCTCAATAGCAAGGTGGTAAAGGATGAAAACGGCAACCTCACCGAGCAGGTTTGGTCGCTCAACGGAATGTATGGCAAGGCTATTGAGCAGATTATTTATTGGTTGGAGAAGGCTTCAGCGGTGGCTGAAAATGAGACACAACTATCTACAATCGAGAAGTTGATTGAGTATTATCGAACCGGAAGTCTCGAAAAGTGGGATGAGTATAGCATTGTTTGGCTGGCAGATACTGTTTCGAGCGTCGATTTCCTAAACGGATTCATCGAGAACTACAACGACCCTCTCGGGTATAAGGCATCGTGGGAGGCACACGTCAATTTCAAGGATATCGAGGCGACTAAGCGCACGGAGATAATCAGCGAAAATGCGCAGTGGTTCGAGGATAACTCGCCTATCGACCCGCGCTTGCGTAAGGCAAAGGTCAAGGGTGTTTCGGCTAAGGTTATCACGGCAGCAATGTTGGGCGGCGATGGCTACCCTGCGACTCCGCTGGGTATCAACCTGCCCAATGCGGACTGGATTCGTCGCGACCACGGTAGTAAATCGGTTACTATCAGTAATATATCGGAGGCTTATGATGCAGCGGCGGCTGGTGGCGGTTTTGCGGAAGAGTTTTTGATAGACCCAGTGGAGAGAGAGAGACGTGCCAAATATTTGCCGATGGCGGGCAATCTACACACCGATTTGCACGAGTGCCTCGGGCACGGCAGCGGACAGCTTCTGCCCACAACCAAGGGTGATGAACTCAAAAACTACGGCTCACCGTTGGAGGAGGCACGTGCCGACCTCTTTGCCCTCTACTATATTGCTGACCCCAAGATGGTTGAACTTGGCATCGTCCCCTCGGGGGAGGTTGCCAAGGCGGAGTATTACCAAACAATTCTCAACGGGATGATGACTCAACTCACACGCATTCAGGAGGGTAAAAATGTAGAGCAGGCGCATATGCGTTGTCGCAAGTTGATTGCCGAATGGGCTTATGAGCTTGGCAGGGAGGATAATGTGATTGAGATGGTCGAGGAGAAGGGTAAGAGTTACATCAAAATTAACGATTACGACAAACTAAGAACAATCTTTGGCACGATGCTTGCAGAAATCCAACGGATAAAGTCGGAGGGAGACTACCTCGCCGGCAAGAATCTGATTGAGAACTACGCTGTTAAGATTGACCCTGTGTTGCACAAGGAGGTTCTCACTCGTTATGCCGCCCTTGGCATTGCCCCTTACAGCGGCTTTGTCAATCCTCGTTATACCCCCGTTTTGGACAGTGGTGGAGAAATTATAGATGTAAAGATTGAATACCCCGCCAACTACACCGAACAGATGTTGGAATATTCCAAAAATCACTCATTTCTCAAATAG
- a CDS encoding LSU ribosomal protein L25p: MKHLQISAKKREDFGKKHSSAVRREESVPVVVYGGGEETVHASLNTTDLRNLIYSPHSYIVELDIEGKKEMCVMREVQYHPVTDAPLHIDFFRVIPGKPVVIDLPVELYGNAEGVKVGGKLALAKRKLRVTALEENLPDAIRIDVSALELGKSIFVGDLNFENITFLTPATTAVCAVKMTRAARGAQAAAAAATGKKK; encoded by the coding sequence ATGAAACACTTACAAATTTCCGCCAAGAAACGTGAAGATTTTGGCAAAAAACATTCATCGGCAGTGCGCCGTGAAGAGTCTGTTCCCGTGGTGGTTTACGGCGGCGGCGAAGAGACAGTTCACGCATCTTTGAACACCACTGACCTTCGTAACTTGATTTACTCGCCTCACTCCTACATTGTGGAGCTGGATATTGAGGGCAAAAAAGAGATGTGCGTTATGCGCGAGGTGCAGTATCACCCTGTGACTGACGCTCCTCTGCATATTGACTTTTTCCGCGTTATTCCGGGTAAACCTGTCGTTATTGACCTTCCCGTGGAGCTATACGGTAACGCCGAAGGTGTCAAGGTGGGTGGTAAGTTGGCTTTGGCTAAGCGTAAACTTCGAGTGACGGCTTTGGAGGAGAATCTTCCGGATGCAATTCGCATTGATGTCTCTGCGTTGGAGTTGGGTAAATCTATCTTCGTGGGTGATTTGAATTTCGAGAACATCACCTTCCTCACTCCGGCAACGACGGCGGTATGTGCTGTGAAGATGACCCGTGCGGCTCGCGGTGCACAAGCGGCAGCGGCAGCGGCAACCGGCAAGAAAAAATAG
- a CDS encoding Low molecular weight protein tyrosine phosphatase has product MKFLFVCLGNICRSPAAEGILRTMIQRIGIPNVDVDSAGTYGGHDGEKPDPRMLRAAAKRGYVLEHSAREIRTEDFEEFDKIFVMDDSNYDDVMRLAPDTQSQEKVERITKYCTRYKVDHVPDPYYNKREGFDEVLDILEDACEGIVENMYAIYKSSKKI; this is encoded by the coding sequence ATGAAATTTTTATTTGTCTGCCTAGGTAATATTTGCCGCTCTCCGGCGGCAGAGGGTATCCTTCGTACAATGATTCAGCGCATTGGCATTCCCAATGTTGATGTGGATTCGGCAGGGACATATGGAGGGCACGATGGCGAAAAGCCAGATCCCAGAATGTTGCGTGCCGCCGCCAAACGAGGTTACGTTTTGGAGCACAGTGCACGAGAAATCCGCACGGAGGATTTTGAGGAGTTCGACAAAATCTTTGTTATGGATGACTCTAATTACGATGATGTTATGCGCCTTGCACCCGATACGCAGAGTCAGGAAAAGGTTGAGCGTATAACAAAATATTGTACCAGATACAAAGTCGATCACGTACCCGATCCCTATTATAACAAGCGCGAGGGGTTCGATGAGGTGCTTGATATTTTAGAGGATGCCTGCGAGGGGATAGTCGAAAATATGTATGCTATTTATAAGAGCAGTAAAAAAATATGA
- a CDS encoding Choline-sulfatase — protein MIAPTAKLLLPLAVASGGAAAQQQSRPNIILIMTDQHRFDCIGYYGNSSIKTPNLDALARDGLFFTNGYSSTPSSTPARAALLTGMSPWHHGMLGYSQVARQYPVEMPRMLSEAGYYTMAIGKMHYSPQREMHGFDAVLLDESGRVESFDFMSDYRRWFLQKSSSQDPDKTGLSWNDNREKPYQLAENLHPTWWTGEKAVEFIRSYKQNKPLLLKISFARPHSPYDAPQRYLDMYEGVEIPVPWIGNWCSDFKDREHVPDPAFGDFGVDFAVASRRNYYANITFIDDWIGEIIKELKDRGMYENSVIIFTSDHGDMLGDHYHWRKTYAYEGSTHVPYIVKFPAGVQTALPKGASAEQCVELRDIMPTALEVAGVEIPTCVDGESLLTIARHTEPKWREYIDLEHATTYDKANYWVALTDGKFKYVYNLFNGAEQLFRLESDPHELFELSAQAEYGETLKRWRTRMVEHLSERGERYVVDGKLKTIEKTILLSPNYPKY, from the coding sequence ATGATAGCCCCTACAGCCAAATTGTTGCTGCCCCTTGCCGTGGCGAGTGGTGGTGCGGCAGCGCAGCAGCAGAGCCGCCCCAATATAATATTGATTATGACCGACCAGCATCGTTTCGATTGTATCGGTTACTATGGCAATAGCTCCATAAAGACACCCAATTTGGATGCGCTGGCGCGCGACGGACTCTTCTTTACGAACGGTTACTCCTCGACTCCGAGTTCCACGCCGGCTCGTGCTGCCCTGCTCACGGGTATGTCTCCTTGGCATCACGGGATGTTGGGTTACAGTCAAGTTGCGCGGCAATATCCCGTGGAGATGCCGCGAATGCTCTCTGAGGCTGGATACTACACGATGGCTATCGGCAAGATGCACTATTCGCCGCAGCGGGAGATGCACGGCTTCGATGCGGTGCTGCTGGATGAGTCCGGCAGGGTGGAGTCCTTTGACTTTATGAGCGACTACCGCCGCTGGTTCTTGCAAAAGTCCTCGTCCCAAGACCCAGACAAGACGGGGCTCAGCTGGAATGACAATCGAGAGAAGCCATATCAACTTGCAGAAAATCTGCATCCTACGTGGTGGACAGGTGAAAAGGCAGTCGAGTTTATTCGCTCATATAAACAGAACAAACCGTTGTTACTGAAAATTTCATTTGCCCGCCCACATAGTCCCTATGATGCTCCGCAGCGCTATTTGGATATGTACGAGGGGGTTGAGATTCCGGTGCCGTGGATTGGTAACTGGTGCAGTGATTTCAAGGATAGAGAGCACGTGCCCGACCCCGCCTTTGGCGACTTCGGGGTGGACTTTGCCGTTGCCTCGCGCCGTAACTACTATGCCAACATAACGTTTATTGACGATTGGATTGGCGAGATTATCAAGGAGTTGAAGGATAGGGGGATGTACGAAAACTCGGTGATTATCTTCACCTCCGACCACGGCGATATGCTAGGCGACCACTACCATTGGCGAAAAACATATGCCTACGAAGGTTCGACCCACGTCCCATATATCGTAAAATTCCCAGCCGGAGTACAAACCGCACTGCCCAAGGGTGCATCGGCGGAACAGTGTGTGGAGTTGCGCGATATTATGCCTACCGCCTTGGAGGTTGCGGGAGTTGAGATTCCCACCTGCGTAGACGGAGAATCGCTATTGACCATTGCCCGCCACACGGAGCCCAAATGGCGTGAATATATAGACTTGGAGCACGCAACAACCTATGACAAAGCTAACTATTGGGTTGCACTCACCGACGGAAAGTTCAAGTATGTGTATAATCTTTTCAATGGCGCAGAGCAACTTTTCCGCTTGGAGAGCGACCCCCACGAGCTTTTCGAGCTATCCGCACAGGCTGAATATGGCGAAACTTTGAAGAGGTGGCGTACGCGAATGGTGGAGCACTTAAGTGAACGGGGCGAGCGGTATGTGGTTGATGGTAAGCTCAAAACGATTGAGAAAACTATTTTACTCTCGCCCAATTATCCAAAATATTAA
- a CDS encoding Chorismate synthase: protein MNSFGRKYRISIFGESHGDAVGVVIDGTPAGIALTEADFTADLDRRRSGAKGTTPRKESDAPHIVSGIYNGLTTGAPLTILFRNENTLSGDYRNLTDHPRPSHSDFVARVKYGGYNDPRGGGHFSGRITLGLVAAGVVAKKIIPDINIVARILEIGGCSENIAELIDGVIREQDSLGGVIECRAAGVPVGLGEPFFDSVESVLSHMLFSIPAIKGIEFGTGFGVARMRGSENNDAIIDPCGTTATNNGGGIAGGITNGNELVVRVAVKPTASISQGQQTYNFASNQVEELKIKGRHDACIALRAPVILEAATAIVLADFSLLNS from the coding sequence ATGAACTCTTTCGGAAGAAAATATCGCATCTCAATCTTTGGCGAGTCTCACGGTGATGCTGTGGGCGTTGTCATAGACGGCACTCCGGCGGGCATTGCCCTGACCGAGGCTGATTTCACGGCAGACCTAGACCGCCGCCGCTCCGGTGCAAAGGGAACTACTCCCCGTAAGGAGAGCGACGCTCCCCATATTGTATCGGGTATCTATAACGGCTTGACCACGGGTGCACCCCTGACAATTCTTTTCAGGAACGAAAACACTCTCTCGGGCGACTATCGCAACCTCACAGACCATCCCCGCCCCTCACATAGCGACTTTGTGGCACGTGTGAAGTATGGTGGCTACAACGACCCGCGCGGCGGTGGGCACTTCTCGGGACGCATAACTCTGGGATTGGTTGCAGCGGGAGTAGTGGCGAAAAAAATTATCCCCGACATCAATATTGTGGCACGAATTTTGGAGATAGGCGGATGTAGTGAGAATATTGCAGAGCTCATAGATGGAGTTATCAGGGAGCAAGATTCCTTGGGGGGGGTGATAGAGTGTCGTGCGGCGGGTGTGCCTGTGGGTCTTGGCGAGCCTTTTTTCGACTCGGTGGAGAGCGTTCTTAGCCATATGTTATTTTCTATCCCCGCAATCAAAGGGATTGAGTTTGGCACGGGCTTTGGCGTGGCACGGATGCGGGGTAGCGAGAATAATGATGCAATAATTGACCCTTGCGGAACAACGGCAACCAACAACGGCGGAGGAATAGCCGGTGGAATAACTAATGGTAATGAATTGGTTGTGCGTGTGGCTGTGAAGCCGACGGCGAGCATTAGTCAGGGACAGCAGACCTATAATTTCGCAAGTAATCAAGTGGAGGAACTTAAAATAAAAGGACGCCACGATGCCTGCATTGCGCTTCGCGCACCGGTGATTTTGGAGGCTGCAACTGCCATTGTATTAGCGGACTTCTCACTTCTAAATTCATAG
- a CDS encoding putative membrane protein has product MKRLQNVLVHGAKAGIKTAFWVLKMMIPITLGVTLLKWAGVIALLAEWALPFFKYFGLSAQGVLVFITASLTNLYSAIALFATLEIDFRMATILAAATLICHNLIVETVIQRKAGASALYMVLLRVGTGLLVAFMLNIILPTDYSGTLIVDKHPVAESTLWGILWEWGVSMLKLTPIILGLIVALNCLQQFLKEFKLINLLVIPFKPLMRLFGLAPESSFLWAVMNSLGLAYGGAVLIAEYQEGEINPSQARLLNTHVAITHSLLEDTLLFAAVGIGAFWLFVPRLVLSVAAVWIERFFRAQVLDTSRVLSPKPVQPPQEY; this is encoded by the coding sequence ATGAAAAGACTTCAAAATGTTCTCGTCCACGGCGCAAAAGCCGGCATCAAAACCGCTTTTTGGGTTTTGAAGATGATGATACCCATAACCTTGGGTGTGACTCTGCTCAAGTGGGCGGGTGTAATCGCTCTCCTTGCCGAGTGGGCGCTACCTTTTTTCAAATATTTCGGACTCTCTGCCCAAGGGGTATTAGTATTTATAACCGCCTCACTCACAAACCTATACTCCGCCATAGCCCTCTTTGCTACATTGGAAATAGATTTTCGGATGGCAACAATCCTTGCCGCGGCTACTCTGATTTGCCATAACCTTATTGTTGAGACTGTTATCCAGCGAAAGGCGGGGGCATCGGCTCTCTATATGGTGTTGCTGAGAGTGGGCACGGGACTTTTGGTTGCATTTATGCTCAATATCATCCTGCCGACTGACTATTCGGGAACTCTTATCGTTGATAAACATCCGGTTGCAGAAAGCACTCTGTGGGGAATTCTCTGGGAATGGGGCGTCTCGATGTTGAAACTCACGCCCATCATCTTGGGATTGATTGTTGCCCTGAACTGCCTGCAACAATTCTTGAAAGAGTTCAAGCTAATCAACCTCCTGGTAATACCTTTCAAGCCGTTGATGCGTCTTTTCGGACTTGCGCCCGAGAGCTCGTTTTTGTGGGCGGTGATGAATTCGCTGGGCTTAGCCTATGGCGGTGCGGTGCTCATTGCCGAGTACCAGGAGGGCGAGATAAACCCTTCACAGGCGCGCCTTCTGAACACTCACGTAGCCATAACGCATTCATTGCTAGAGGATACTCTGCTATTTGCGGCAGTGGGTATCGGGGCGTTTTGGTTGTTTGTACCGCGCTTGGTGCTGTCGGTGGCGGCGGTATGGATAGAGCGATTTTTCCGTGCCCAAGTTCTTGACACGTCACGCGTACTTAGTCCAAAGCCGGTACAACCACCCCAAGAGTATTAA
- a CDS encoding Helicase, SNF2/RAD54 family, whose protein sequence is MAKDFGNTWWGREWLRSLDNIDYDNRLPRGASYARRGMVKEVKIKDNTIVAKVTGSRPRPYKIDIVVPPFFEDDIERLMAEIIQRPTIISKLLNRELDSEILTIAERLGLKVFPRQWIDFKMNCSCPDWAVPCKHLAAVIYMVSREIDNNPFVVFDIHKVNLLTELRKRGIHIETKSSLDIPRYKDFLKRTTAKTANADPYRRVDFTSLQPIGDALIQILADNPPFYAQGNFKDVYNKELSRAIKVAQKFLKKREGGDLLFPRAATSTITHRDTFSITVNGDAAWDVGGRSDEWMWALMALNPDRILDYEPSVASFHQLLMASLHLLANGAVIPQIVELEGADYAIRWLPATIDSRVASLMEQLEQTLVSKLITPASRKTSLGKQAELIISLFLNEIIDNVSHSTSSDVGDMFFHNESILFTGVGQGETAGGIKAWLDRYYIAHRDSQIIVSVEEEDEEFEVSVNIDNPAKGLAEIPLATLLANDAYSAMRYEVLQPLTLLSSFIWGLDSYINRGATPPIKLDSTAFAPFLMDIIPAIKLLNIKVILPKSLEHLLRPRPTVRLKGKSNEGKGFVNLLDLLCFDWQIAIGEEVLTVQEYQRLLGKASRLIKFKGKYLYVSDEDIAKIHRQLTSAKELSPYKLLQTALIEEFDGAPIVLSDEVRELLKHFTEQEEIPLPANIQATLRPYQERGFSWMYRNLKIGFGSVLADDMGLGKTLQVITLLLKLKEEEVITPKHRAIIIAPTGLLNNWLREINRFAPTLNAEIYHGTQRDFAKVEAELVITTYGTVRSDVEMLKKKKWQAVVIDEAQNIKNTETAQTKAVKALNAPLKIAMSGTPVENRLSEFWSIMDFSNKGYLGNIKSFKDEYATPIQVFNDEQAAGRFRRITAPLMMRRLKSDKSIITDLPDKIEQNRFALLTKEQAAIYDKTLQEAMNIIEEHSEAGEESLFKRQGLILQMILSLKQICNHPAQFLKSGATADATLSGKAMMLLDLVESITEANEKVLIFTQFREMGELLQKFIADRLGEEPMFYHGGSSVKEREDMVHRFQNSRSDKVFILSLKAAGTGLNLTAATHVIHYDLWWNPAVEAQATDRAYRIGQHNNVQVHRFITQNTFEEKIDAMIQSKRNLAELTVASGENWLGKLSNKELREIFG, encoded by the coding sequence ATGGCAAAAGATTTCGGCAATACGTGGTGGGGCAGGGAGTGGCTTCGCTCGTTGGATAATATCGACTATGACAACCGACTGCCGCGCGGGGCGAGTTATGCCCGTCGAGGGATGGTAAAAGAGGTTAAGATTAAGGATAATACGATTGTGGCTAAAGTTACCGGCTCGCGCCCCCGTCCCTATAAGATTGACATTGTCGTACCGCCGTTTTTCGAGGATGATATCGAGCGACTGATGGCAGAGATTATACAGAGACCGACTATTATTTCCAAACTGCTCAACCGCGAACTGGACTCCGAAATTCTGACAATCGCCGAAAGATTGGGGCTGAAGGTCTTTCCCCGTCAATGGATTGATTTCAAGATGAATTGCAGCTGCCCCGACTGGGCTGTCCCCTGCAAACACCTGGCGGCGGTTATCTATATGGTTAGCCGGGAGATTGATAACAACCCTTTTGTGGTTTTCGACATCCACAAGGTCAATCTGCTGACGGAGCTCCGCAAGCGTGGTATACACATCGAGACCAAATCTTCGTTGGATATTCCTCGTTACAAAGATTTTCTCAAACGAACCACCGCGAAAACAGCAAATGCAGACCCATACAGAAGAGTCGACTTCACCTCGCTCCAGCCCATTGGCGATGCTTTGATTCAGATACTTGCCGACAATCCTCCATTTTACGCTCAGGGTAATTTCAAGGACGTGTATAACAAGGAGTTATCACGTGCGATAAAGGTTGCTCAAAAATTTTTGAAGAAGAGAGAGGGTGGTGACCTCCTTTTTCCGCGAGCAGCTACGAGCACCATCACCCACCGCGATACCTTTTCGATAACAGTCAATGGCGATGCCGCGTGGGATGTTGGCGGGCGCTCCGATGAGTGGATGTGGGCATTGATGGCTCTTAACCCCGATCGCATACTTGACTATGAGCCGTCGGTCGCCTCTTTTCATCAGTTACTTATGGCTTCATTGCATCTATTGGCAAACGGTGCGGTGATTCCACAAATCGTCGAGCTGGAGGGGGCGGACTATGCAATCCGCTGGCTGCCGGCGACAATAGATAGCCGTGTGGCTAGTCTAATGGAGCAGTTGGAACAGACGCTCGTGTCCAAACTCATAACCCCCGCCTCACGCAAAACTTCGTTAGGGAAGCAGGCTGAGTTGATTATCTCGCTCTTCTTGAATGAAATTATTGATAATGTAAGCCATAGCACATCGTCTGACGTTGGTGATATGTTTTTCCACAACGAGTCTATACTTTTCACCGGTGTTGGCCAGGGCGAGACCGCAGGAGGAATAAAGGCTTGGTTAGACAGATATTATATCGCACATCGCGATTCGCAAATCATCGTATCTGTGGAGGAAGAGGACGAGGAGTTCGAGGTGTCGGTGAATATCGACAATCCGGCGAAGGGGTTAGCCGAGATTCCCCTTGCCACGCTTCTCGCCAATGATGCCTATTCCGCTATGCGGTACGAAGTTCTCCAGCCGCTCACACTACTTTCCTCCTTTATCTGGGGGCTGGACAGCTACATAAATCGCGGAGCAACGCCACCCATAAAGTTGGACTCCACAGCCTTTGCACCCTTTTTGATGGATATTATTCCTGCTATAAAGCTGCTGAATATCAAAGTCATACTACCCAAGTCACTGGAGCATCTGTTGCGACCGCGCCCTACGGTTCGCCTCAAGGGGAAATCCAATGAGGGCAAGGGATTTGTCAATCTTTTGGATCTGCTTTGCTTCGATTGGCAGATTGCCATTGGCGAGGAGGTGCTCACTGTGCAGGAGTATCAACGACTGCTCGGCAAGGCTTCTCGGCTGATAAAGTTCAAGGGTAAATACCTCTATGTGAGCGATGAAGATATAGCCAAAATTCACAGGCAGCTAACCTCCGCCAAGGAGTTATCGCCCTATAAGTTGTTACAAACGGCTCTGATAGAGGAGTTTGATGGTGCGCCAATTGTGCTGAGCGACGAGGTTCGCGAACTGTTGAAACACTTTACCGAGCAGGAGGAAATACCGCTGCCGGCTAATATTCAAGCCACACTGCGCCCATATCAGGAACGCGGCTTTTCGTGGATGTATCGTAATCTGAAAATAGGTTTCGGCTCGGTACTGGCAGATGATATGGGTCTTGGTAAGACTTTGCAGGTGATAACCCTGCTGCTCAAGCTCAAGGAAGAGGAGGTCATTACGCCCAAACATAGGGCGATAATCATTGCTCCCACCGGGTTGCTTAACAACTGGTTGAGGGAGATTAACCGTTTCGCACCAACTCTCAATGCCGAGATTTACCACGGCACACAGCGCGATTTCGCAAAGGTGGAGGCAGAACTTGTCATAACAACTTATGGCACGGTACGTAGCGATGTCGAAATGTTGAAAAAGAAAAAGTGGCAGGCTGTGGTGATAGACGAGGCTCAAAACATAAAAAACACAGAAACGGCACAGACAAAGGCAGTTAAGGCACTCAACGCACCGCTGAAAATAGCGATGAGCGGCACGCCGGTGGAGAATCGTTTATCGGAATTTTGGTCTATAATGGACTTTTCAAATAAGGGTTATTTGGGGAATATCAAGAGCTTCAAAGATGAGTATGCCACTCCCATTCAGGTGTTTAATGACGAGCAGGCAGCGGGACGTTTTCGCCGTATAACCGCCCCCCTTATGATGCGACGGTTGAAATCGGACAAGAGTATCATCACTGACCTTCCCGATAAAATTGAGCAAAATCGCTTCGCACTCCTCACTAAGGAGCAGGCGGCAATCTACGACAAAACCTTGCAGGAGGCAATGAATATCATCGAGGAGCATTCCGAAGCGGGCGAGGAGAGCCTCTTCAAACGGCAGGGGTTGATATTGCAGATGATATTATCACTCAAACAGATATGCAATCATCCGGCGCAATTTCTAAAAAGCGGCGCAACGGCGGATGCCACCCTCTCGGGCAAGGCTATGATGTTGTTGGATTTGGTGGAGAGCATTACCGAAGCGAACGAAAAGGTGCTTATCTTCACGCAGTTTCGCGAAATGGGTGAGTTGCTGCAAAAGTTCATTGCAGATCGTTTGGGCGAAGAACCGATGTTTTACCACGGCGGCTCGTCCGTCAAGGAGCGCGAAGATATGGTGCATCGCTTCCAGAACAGCCGCTCGGACAAAGTTTTTATACTCTCGCTGAAAGCTGCCGGAACGGGGCTCAATCTGACTGCTGCCACTCACGTCATCCACTACGACCTGTGGTGGAATCCTGCTGTGGAGGCTCAGGCGACCGACCGAGCCTACCGCATCGGACAGCATAATAACGTTCAGGTTCACCGCTTTATCACTCAAAATACATTTGAGGAGAAGATTGATGCAATGATTCAGAGCAAGCGTAACCTCGCCGAACTCACCGTAGCCTCGGGCGAGAATTGGCTTGGTAAGTTAAGCAACAAAGAGCTACGCGAAATTTTCGGGTAG